A single genomic interval of Armigeres subalbatus isolate Guangzhou_Male chromosome 1, GZ_Asu_2, whole genome shotgun sequence harbors:
- the LOC134214505 gene encoding ornithine decarboxylase 1-like → MDVLSVLKTRLEIIDDSVTSNELVNRLVARGPLEESLHLTELDTLVKRHYQWLKHLPRVRPFYAIKSNDEPSIVETTLLLGCGYDCASTGELKRVLGFRVDPDRIMFGQPMKTIESLEFARKLKVRTVFDCESELRKIHQYYPEASVVLRFRLVMPEDPQNLGIKFGCEADLEAKELLNLAKGLGINVIGWCFNLGHACINPTNFYTAIKKGRELTDYAESIGFKFNYIDLGGGISGDKHVALEPYAEQINKGLDEFFPEELGYTIIAEPGRYYSAAAITAVVPIHGKRVIRNENDPQQIENVFYYFNDGVYGTFYSAKYRGKAVKPIVWKPHSECGPERQTTLYGPTCDGIDFFAKDIRMAELDVSDFVVFENQGAYSRVHSCRFNGFCPPRPVIFIRKSVWEILEEVSDNNATQTLLESKYLLENVGIERLVYE, encoded by the exons ATGGACGTTCTTAGTGTACTGAAAACACGCTTGGAAATCATAGATGATTCCGTCACGTCCAACGAACTGGTTAATCGTCTGGTGGCGCGTGGTCCCCTGGAGGAGTCACTGCACCTAACAGAGCTGGACACCCTTGTGAAGCGGCACTATCAATGGTTGAAGCACCTGCCCCGGGTTCGTCCATTTTACGCTATCAAAAGCAACGATGAGCCGTCGATTGTGGAGACTACTCTTCTGCTTGGATGTGGCTACGATTGTGCGTCGACCGGCGAGCTGAAGCGGGTTTTAGGTTTCCGCGTGGATCCAGATAGAATCATGTTCGGGCAGCCGATGAAAACAATCGAATCGTTGGAGTTTGCGCGGAAGTTGAAGGTCAGGACGGTATTCGATTGTGAGAGTGAGCTGCGAAAGATTCACCAGTACTATCCGGAGGCGAGTGTTGTGCTACGGTTTCGTTTGGTAATGCCGGAGGATCCGCAGAATTTGGGCATCAAGTTTGGATGCGAGGCGGATCTAGAGGCTAAGGAACTGCTGAACTTGGCAAAAGGACTGGGCATAAACGTGATCGGTTGGTGTTTTAATCTGGGGCATGCGTGCATCAATCCGACGAACTTTTACACTGCGATCAAGAAAGGCAGAGAGTTGACCGACTATGCGGAATCGATTGGATTCAAGTTTAACTATATTGATTTGGGAGGAGGCATTTCCGGAGATAAGCATGTCGCGCTTGAGCCGTATGCAGAACAGATTAACAAAGGGCTGGACGAGTTTTTCCCGGAAGAGTTGGGTTATACGATCATTGCCGAACCGGGGCGATACTACAGTGCTGCAGCTATTACAGCTGTGGTACCGATTCATGGCAAACgggtgattcgaaacgaaaacGATCCCCAACAGATAGAAAATGTGTTTTACTATTTCAATGATGGAGTCTATGGCACGTTTTACAGTGCCAAATACCGGGGTAAAGCTGTGAAACCCATAGTTTGGAAGCCGCACAGCGAGTGCGGACCGGAAAGGCAGACGACATTGTACGGCCCCACCTGTGATGGAATTGACTTCTTTGCGAAGGATATCCGGATGGCCGAGCTGGATGTATCGGATTTTGTTGTGTTTGAGAATCAAGGAGCATATTCCAGAGTGCATTCGTGCAGGTTTAACGGATTTTGTCCTCCAAGACCGGTTATTTTTATACGCAAAAGTGTTTG GGAAATTTTGGAGGAGGTTTCGGACAACAATGCCACACAAACATTGCTGGAGAGCAAGTATTTACTTGAAAATGTTGGAATTGAAAGATTGGTCTATGAATAA